The region TTGTCGGCTGGCTTGCATCTGTTTGGATTGGTTTAGCAATTGACGCACCGATGTACATTCATCTGCCACTGGCTTTATTGGCCGCTGCAGCCGCAGGTGCATTGTGGGGATTTATTCCCGGAATCCTTAAAGCAAAGCTAGGGGTTCATGAAGTTATTGTAACGATTATGCTGAACTACATTGCACTGTATGTATCAAATGAAATAATCCGCAGTGTATTAACCGACAGCCTTGATTCGACAGAAGAAATAGCTCCTACTGCATCGCTCGCTTCTGAATGGCTGCAGCAGGTAACTTATTTTTCACGGATGCACTATGGTATTTTAATTGCCTTGTTCGCAGCAGCTATTATGTGGTTTATTATTCAGCGCACTTCCACAGGTTATGAATTGAAATCAGTCGGATTTAATGAACATGCCTCCAAATATGCCGGCATGAATGTAAGCAAAAATATCGTACTTTCCATGGTAATCTCCGGTGCATTTGCGGGTCTTGCCGGTGCGATGGAGGGGCTTGGTACGTACGGCTCCATATCGGTCATGTCCGGATTCACCAATCTTGGGTTTGATGGTATCGCCGTAGCATTATTAGGTGCCAATACTGCGATCGGTGTTGTGTTTGCAGCGATTTTATTTGGAATTCTGAAGGTTGGTGCGGTAAACATGCCGACAGGTTCCGGTGTTCCAACAGAACTGGTTGATATTATTATCGCTTTGATTATCTTCTTTGTAGCATCGAGCTATATTATCAGATGGGTTATTCTTCGTTTTAAAAAGGAGGGGAAATAAATGGGATTTGTAGATCTGTTGCAGTCGATTATTCCTACGGCACTGTTCTTTTCTGCCCCCCTTATATTCACAGCTTTAGGCGGCGTATTCAGTGAGCGTTCAGGTGTTGTCAATATCGGTCTGGAAGGTTTAATGGTCATGGGTGCGTTTGTCGGAATCGTGTTTAATCTGACATTTGCTGATGTACTGGGCGCATGGACCCCGTGGGTTTCCATACTGGTTGCGATGGTGGTTTCAGCAATTTTCTCCATCATTCATGCAGTAGCATCAGTATCGTTTCGTGCTGATCAGGTTGTCAGTGGTGTAGCCATTAACTTTCTTGCGCTTGGCCTTGGTGTTTTCCTGACAAAACAATGGTATGGAAAAGGGCAGACGGATATGGTTGAACAGCCTTTTTATACGAATGATATTCCAATCCTGAAAGAAATCCCGGTAATCGGACCGGTGTTTTTCCAGAACATTTATCTGACGTCATATATCGCTATCATATTAGCGTTCATTGCCTGGTATGTACTTTACAAAACACCGTTCGGACTACGACTGCGTGCAGTTGGGGAACACCCGATGGCAGCTGATACCAATGGAATCGGTGTATACAAAATGCGGTATATAGCTGTTATTTTGTCTGGTGCACTTGGCGGACTTGGTGGCTCTGTATTTGCATTAACCATTGCGTTGAACTTTTCACATGCTACCATCGTAGGACAAGGCTTTATGTCATTGGCAGCAGTTATTTTCGGTAAATGGCATCCGCTTGGTGCGATGGGAGCGGCATTATTCTTTGGGTTTGCGCAAAGTTTAAGTGTCATCAGTGCCGGTATTCCGTTATTGGAAGATGTGCCGCAAATATTCCTGCTTATTGCACCATATGTATTGACGATTCTCGCCTTGGCCGGATTTATCGGTCGTGCTGAAGCACCAAAGGCAAATGGCGTTCCATATATTAAGGGAAGCAGATAATCTTGATAAAACCTGTCTTGCTGTTATGATTAACGGTGAGTCAGGTTTTTTGCTATTAAATATCTTTCTTTTGTATAAACTAATTATAATACATAGAACAGGAGGAAAACGGATGAAAAATGAACATGAAGTTACAGAAAATGGAATTCGCTATCATTTGGTGCCGAGTAAAAAACATAAAACAATATCTGTTGTGGTGAAATTAATGGCGCCATTATCACGGGAAAATATTACGAAACGTGCGCTGATTCCGCATGTAGTGCAGCAGGGCACAGCAGGATATCCGGATAGAAGTTCCCTTCAACGTAAACTGGATGATTTGTATGGAGCTGTTTTATCCCTTGATGGCGCGAAAAAAGGAAATTATCATATTATCAGCATCAGACTGGAAATAGCCAATCAGAAGTTCATATCCAATGAGGGTTCTATTCTTGATGAAGCACTCGCGCTACTGAATGAAGTGATTTTCAATCCGAAAACTTCGGGTGATTCATTTGATTCGTCGATTACAACCAGGCAAAAGGAGATCCTCAAACAAAAGATCCATGCGCTGATGGATGATAAAATGAGTTATGCCAATATGCGTCTTATTGATGAAATGTGTGAATCGGAAGTGTATCACCTTCATGTCCAGGGATATGAGGAGGACCTCGGGGAAATTACCCCATTTAATTTATATGATTATTACCGGAAATTGCTTGAAGAAGATCAGATGGATATATATGTAGGCGGTGATTTTAATTCGAGTGACATGGCGTCCAAATTGAAGCATTATTTTAATCGGAGCAAACCGACTAATAACGTTAACACTAAAACGGAATCAGCTAAAACAATCGAGAAACCGAGAACAGTAATGGAAGAACAGAATCTCCAACAGGCAAAGCTGCATTTGGGATATCGAACGCATTGTGCTTTTCAGGATAAAGGGTATGCCGCACTGCAGGTGTTTAATGGTCTGTTTGGCGGTTTCCCAAGCTCAAAATTATTTCTGAATGTCAGGGAGAAGAATAGTCTTGCTTATTACGCAGCTTCCCGAATTGAAAGTCATAAAGGTTTAATGCTCGTGTTCAGCGGGATTGCACCGGATGATTATGAACAAGCGAGAGAAATCATCGAGGAACAGATGAAAGCCATGAAAAAAGGTGATTTCGATGAGGAAAACATTGCTGATACCAAGGAATTGATTGTAAACCAGCTGCGTGAGACGATGGATCATCCACAGGGGCTGATTGAACTGATGTATCAGAATGCTGTGGCAGGGACATCAAGTACGCCAGAGGAACTGATTGAAAATATTCATTCAGTTACCAAACAGGAGATTGTCGATGCTGCAAATAAAATCGAACTGGATACTGTATATCTGTTAACAAGCAAAGGAGGTAAAGCAAATGAATAAAGCAGTGTATGACCGTATTGATGAAGTTGTCTATTCAAAGCAACTCACAAATGGATTAACAGTCATTTTATTGCCAAAACCTGAAATGGCCAAAACTTATGCGATATTTTCAACCGATTACGGCTCCATTGATCAAACATTTACACCGATTGGGAAATCTGAAAGAATTACCGTACCAAAAGGAATTGCACATTTTTTGGAACATAAGTTATTTGAAAAAGAGGATCGGGATGTATTTGCCGACTTTGGAAAACAAGGAGCTTCGGCAAATGCGTATACATCATTCACCAAAACAGCTTATTTATTTGCTGCCACTAACCATATTGAGAAAAACATGCACACCTTGCTGGATTTTGTTCAAGCACCATATTTCTCGGAACAATCGGTTGAGAAGGAAAAAGGAATCATTGCACAGGAGATTGAAATGTACAATGATCAGCCGGATTGGCAATCATTTATGGGGACGATAAAGAGTCTATTCCATAATCACCCGGTTAAAATCGACATCGCTGGTACCGTTGATTCAATTCAATCGATTACAAAGGATGATCTATACACGTGCTACCACACATTTTATCATCCGCAGAATATGACGTTATGCGTCGCAGGTAATTTTAATGAGCAGGATATGATGGAGCTGATTGAGCAAAATCAGCAGGCAAAGGAATTTGCAAACATAGAACCGATTGACCGGGAATATCCTAACGAGCCGGCAACGGTAGCCATGAATGAAAATACCCTAACGATGCCGATCTCTGTACCTAGGTGTACGATTGGAATAAAGGAATCAGCGGCAGCGTTGAGCGGTCAGGAATTTTTGGAAAAAGATCTCCTGCAAAGTATGATACTTGACTTTTATTTTTCCAAAGGCGGTCCGATCTACCAGCAGCTGTTTGACGAGGAATTGATTGATGACAGTTTTTATTTTGAAACGAACCTGGAAAAGGATTTTGGTTATACCCTTATAGGCGGAAACACGAATCAGCCGGATGTGTTTTCCAAGCGGGTTAAGGATCTGCTCAAATCCACGAACAGCGCAGTGTTTACGAGCGATGAAATTGATCGCATGAAGAAAAAGAAAATCGGGCAGTTGTTACGGTCGATGAACTCCATGGAATTTACCGCCAACAAATATATTCACTATCAGAATGTCGGCATTGATTTTTTTGAACTGATTCCGTTTATTCAGGAATTAAATGTGGATCACTTTAACAAATTTGTGAAACAATGGATCAGGGATGATCGCCTGGCGGTCTGCAAAATTATAGGTGAGTAGGGATTGTATATGGGGAAGAATATACTGTTAATTGGCAGCAGCGGTGATATTGGTTCAGCGATTGCCAGAAATCTTGCGTCTGAGGGATACCAGCTTTTGCTGCACTATAATCAGAATAAGAAAGTACTTGAAAAAGTCAAACAGGAAATTCCTGATGAAGCGGTTCTTTCAGAAATACAGGCTGATTTACGGGATGAGCAGGGTGTTGAAAAATTGCTCGGTCAGCTTGTTTATACGGTCGATGCGGTCATTTTTGCAAGTGGAAAAGCATCAATCGGGTTATTCCAGGATGCAACGGAAAGCATAATGGATGAAATGATTGCATTGCATGTCAAGGCACCATGGAAGATTTGCAATAGAATACTCCCGGAAATGATTCAGAAAAAAAACGGGAAAATCATTCTCATCACATCCATTTGGGGAGATGCAGGTGCAAGTAATGAAGTAATTTATTCGTCCGTAAAAGGGGCACAGAACAGTTTTGTGAAAGCTTTAGCTAAAGAGGTGGCGCTATCTGGAATTGCCGTGAATGCAGTGAGCCCCGGTTTTATTAATACGAAGATGAATCAGCAGCTCCTTCCCGAAGAGAAAGAGCTGATCACCAAGGAAATTCCGGCGAATCGTGCCGGGACACCGGAAGAAGTTGCAAATGCAGTCAGTTTTCTGATAAGTGATAAATCAGGTTATATACATGGGGAAATTTTAAATATCAATGGCGGATGGGCGTAAAAATATACGGACAATGCATAAAACTGTCGCTGTATTCAAATACTATGCATGTAAAAAAATGAAGGAGGCAGATTTGTATGTCCGTTCTTGACAATTTTGATACATGGAAGGAATTTTTGGCCAATCGAATTGAACACGCGCAATCTGAAGGCATGAGTCAGCAGACAGTATCGAATATGGCTTATGAGGTCGGAGATTATTTGGCTAAAAGTACCGAAGCGAAAAACAGTGAAGAGGCTGTATTAAGAGAACTTTGGAATGCAGCATCTAAAGAAGAGCGGCAATCCATGGCAAGTGCGATGGTTAAGCTCGTTCAAAATCAGGGAAATACAAATTAATGATGTCACTTGAAAGAGAAGCTGTTCAAATCAAGCAGCTTCTCTATTTTTGTTTGTTTTGGAATAATCTTCTTTTCACTGAACGTAAAATCATTTATTATTATTGTATGGATATATTGCAATCATTCATTTGTTTCGATAAATTCAGCTTAAGAATGAGGGGATTATAATGGAAAAGACAGAATGGTACCTTGAATATGAGATTCAATATAACCGTCCTGGGCTATTAGGGGATATTTCCTCTCTGCTGGGAATGCTTTCGATTAATATTATCAGTATTAATGGTGTGGAAAATTCCAGAAGAGGAATGCTCCTGCTTTCGAGAGAAGATGAGCAGATCACCCGTTTAAAATCAATTCTTGAGACAATGGATACGTTAATTGTAAAAAAGTTACGGAAACCAAAACTTCGTGATAAACTAGCAGTAAGACATGGCCGTTATATTCATAGTGATGCCGATGACCGGAAAACATTTCGTTTTGTTCGAAGCGAACTGGGTGTATTGGTCGATTTTATGGCTGAGCTATATAAAAAAGAAGGCCACAAACTAATAGGTATTCGAGGAATGCCACGGGTGGGGAAAACCGAATCAGTTGTTGCAGCAAGTGTCTGTGCTAACAAGCGCTGGCTGTTTGTATCCAGTACACTGTTGAAACAGACTGTCCGCAGTCAATTAATTCAGGATGAATACAGCAGTGACACTTTGTATATTATTGACGGTATCGTCTCCACACGCCGGGCGAATGAAAAACATTGGCAGCTGATCAGGGAAATAATGCAGCTTCCTGCCGTAAAAGTAGTTGAGCATCCTGATATGTTTGTGCAGACTACCGAATATGAATTGAATGATTTTGACTATATTATTGAATTGCGCAGTACAGTTGATGAAGAAATTACATATGAACCGGTTGAACAAAACCAATTCGGACAAGAAGATGGTTTTTCGATGTTTGATTTTTAGCAACTAGTATATTAAACATTACGGATGAGTTTCAGGGCTTACGCCATTAAGTATGGGGTGAATAAGGGTATATAAAAGAGTAACGATGTTTTTATGATAACCCCTTTAACGAGAAGCCAAGTTTTCTAAAAATGGATGGTGTTGGTGATGGAGATAGGAGAAAGATTAAGAGAGGCAAGGGAGGCTAAAGGACTGTCCCTTGAAAGCGTACAGGAATCGACCAAGATACAGAAACGATACTTGGAAGCGATTGAGCAGGGGAATTTTCATATTCTGCCGGGTAAATTTTATGCCAGGGCATTCATTAAGGAATATGCCACTGCTGTTGGTATTGATGCAAAGGAATTATTGGAGGAGTATAAAGAGGAAATTCCAAAAACGGAAGATGACAGCACAGCTCAATATACTCAAATCAGAAGTTCCAGAAAAGATAATAATCCCACTAAAGGGACGCCTGTCATTTTTTCAATGCTGCCGACAATAATTGTAATTCTGTTGATTGTCGGGATTTTGTTTGCCGCATGGTTTTTTATTACTAAAGATAGTTCCGGTGAAAAAGCTGAGCCTGTAGAGGAACAGGATTCAAATCAAGTTGTTCGTAATGATCAGGAAGATCAGGACAGTGTTCAGTTGGACGATGATAAAAACACCAATGATGATTCAAAGGAAGAATCAAAATCGGGATCTGCAGATAAACAGACAAAATCAAATGAATCAAATGCGGACCAGCAAAAGAAGCAGGATGAAAACAAACCAGGGTTTGAAGTAATTGAAAAGGGGACCGGGGCAAGTCCGGAATCGACACTTTCGATGACAAACGCTGGGGATAAGGTAATTTTGACGCTTAAACCAACCGGTGATTCCTGGGTGGAACTTAAGAATGGTGATGGAAAAATTCTCTATTCGGGTTTATTAACCACTGAAGACGATGTCAAAGAGTTTAATGTCTCTGATTCTGAAAAGATTCATTTGAACATTGGCAGTGCACGGTCGTTAACGGTGAAGATAAATGATGTAAAGGTCGAATATCCGCTGAATCCTGAAGAGAAGGTACACCAGTATTTGTGGATTATGCTAAACGGAAAAAATTCGGCAGGTGAATGATTGGCAATGACTTTTGAAATGAGGTTGGGACAAAAGTGTTTTATCAAAAGAAAATACGAATTAACTTAATTGAGGAATTTAGCCGCTCCGGAAATATACTTCGCTTTCCGCGGGCGGCTGTTGAGCCTCTTCGTGCTACGCACTCAGAGTCTCACCTAGGCCTTTCCTCCCGCAGGAGTCTACGCATATTTCCTCCGCTAAAATAGAGTATCGTTCGTCTTTTCTTATACGCATATTTGTTTGTCCCAGCCCCTGTATACCGTAGGAGGAAGAAGAATGAATATACCTAACAGATTAACCATTTCACGTATTTGTCTGATTCCCATTTTTATTATTTTATTAAGTGTTCCGTTTGATTGGGGAGAATGGGATATCGGCGAGGCTAGCCTGCCTGTTTCACATTTTGCGGCGGCTATCTTGTTTATCATTGCTTCAACAACAGATTGGGTTGACGGGTATTATGCCAGAAAATATAACCTTGTCACCAATTTGGGCAAGTTCCTGGATCCGCTCGCAGATAAACTGCTTGTTTCAGCAGCACTGATTTTGCTTGTTGAACTTGGTTTTGCCCCTGCATGGGTCGTCATCATTATTATCAGCAGAGAGTTTGCTGTTACCGGCCTGCGCCTTGTGGCAGCAGGTGGAGGCATTGTCCTTGCGGCGAGTAAGATGGGCAAATTGAAAACTGCAACACAGATGATTGCAATTGCAGCATTGCTGCTTCATAACTTTCCTTTTTCATATCTTGGTCTGCCGATTGCAAGTATTATGTTGTATATCGCGGTGTTTTTTACAATATTGTCCGGTTATGAATATTTCAGTAAAAACCGGCACGTTATGAGGGATTCCAAATGACACAAATTAAAACCGAAATTATTGGGGTTGGAACAGAACTGTTGCTTGGTCAGATTGCCAATACAAATGCCCAGTGGATTTCAGAACAAATGGCTGAGAATGGATTCAATGTTTTTCATCATGCGGTTGTTGGAGATAATCTCCAGCGGGTTATGGCACAGTTTGAACAATCTGGTAAAAGGTCCGATGTTATAATCGTTACCGGTGGATTGGGCCCAACTGAAGATGATATGACCAGAGAAGCATTTCAAAAAATTAGTAATCTGGAAATGGTGGAAAATGGTCCGTCCATGGATAAAATTGAAGCATTTTTTAAGAAACGCAACTCGGTTATGACGGAAAATAATCGAAGACAGGCCCGCTTGTTTAAAGGTGCGGAAGTCATCGACAATCATGTTGGGATGGCACCGGGAATGGTCGTCCGGCATCAAAATAACATTTGGATTTTCCTTCCTGGTGTACCAAGGGAAATGAAAGCAATGATCACGAATACAGTGCTGCCTTATTTAAAACAACATACTGGTGAGCATACGGTGATAAAATCGACCATGCTCCGATTTACCGGTATTGGCGAGTCACGGCTTGAAGCCGAGTTAAAGGACATTATCCACAGTCAAAGCAATCCGACTGTTGCTCCTTTGGCCCAAAATGAGGGAGTGGCGATCAGGGTTACCGCCAAAGCATCCAGTGCAAAGGAAGCTTTGAATTTAATAGAAAATACGAAGCAGCAAATTTTGTCTAAAGTTGGGGCACATTTTTACGGAAGTGATGAGCAGACATTGCCAGAGAAGGTTTCCGGGCTCTTAAAAGATCAGGGCTTGTTTATCGGTGCTGCTGAAAGTCTGACTGGCGGCATGTTTATGGATAGACTGATCTCACTCAGGGGTGCCTCCGCGGTATGTCGAGGCGGTATTGTCTGCTACGATGTCAAGGTGAAAGAAAATGTACTTGGTGTGTCACCTGAGACGATTCAGCAATATGGCACGATCAGTGAACAGTGTGCAGCAGAAATGGCCGAAAATATTTGTTCGGTTTTAGATGCTGATGTTGGTATCAGCTTTACCGGTGCTGCCGGACCGGAAACCGAGGAAGGTAACCCGCCCGGGACTGTGTTTATCGGTATTCACCAAGTAGGTAAAGATACGGTTGTAAGGAAATGCATTTTTCAGGGTGACCGGAATACTATTCGTGAAAGGTCCGTTATAAAAGGTTTTGAACTTGTCATGAATTTATTGGAAAAAGAATATTAACAGGCTGTTTTAGCAGGAATTGGCATTTTATCATGAACTTACATCTGTATAATGATTTTTCTTCAAAGAAAAGATAAGTAAAAAAAAGAGAACATTTATTCGATTTTTGCTTGGCAAATTGTTAAAAACAAGTTATGATAGATACAGTGAATAAAAGGAGGTCTTCCCGTTGAGTGATAGAAAGCAAGCTTTAGATATGGCATTAAAACAAATT is a window of Virgibacillus ihumii DNA encoding:
- the yfmF gene encoding EF-P 5-aminopentanol modification-associated protein YfmF; amino-acid sequence: MKNEHEVTENGIRYHLVPSKKHKTISVVVKLMAPLSRENITKRALIPHVVQQGTAGYPDRSSLQRKLDDLYGAVLSLDGAKKGNYHIISIRLEIANQKFISNEGSILDEALALLNEVIFNPKTSGDSFDSSITTRQKEILKQKIHALMDDKMSYANMRLIDEMCESEVYHLHVQGYEEDLGEITPFNLYDYYRKLLEEDQMDIYVGGDFNSSDMASKLKHYFNRSKPTNNVNTKTESAKTIEKPRTVMEEQNLQQAKLHLGYRTHCAFQDKGYAALQVFNGLFGGFPSSKLFLNVREKNSLAYYAASRIESHKGLMLVFSGIAPDDYEQAREIIEEQMKAMKKGDFDEENIADTKELIVNQLRETMDHPQGLIELMYQNAVAGTSSTPEELIENIHSVTKQEIVDAANKIELDTVYLLTSKGGKANE
- a CDS encoding competence/damage-inducible protein A, which codes for MTQIKTEIIGVGTELLLGQIANTNAQWISEQMAENGFNVFHHAVVGDNLQRVMAQFEQSGKRSDVIIVTGGLGPTEDDMTREAFQKISNLEMVENGPSMDKIEAFFKKRNSVMTENNRRQARLFKGAEVIDNHVGMAPGMVVRHQNNIWIFLPGVPREMKAMITNTVLPYLKQHTGEHTVIKSTMLRFTGIGESRLEAELKDIIHSQSNPTVAPLAQNEGVAIRVTAKASSAKEALNLIENTKQQILSKVGAHFYGSDEQTLPEKVSGLLKDQGLFIGAAESLTGGMFMDRLISLRGASAVCRGGIVCYDVKVKENVLGVSPETIQQYGTISEQCAAEMAENICSVLDADVGISFTGAAGPETEEGNPPGTVFIGIHQVGKDTVVRKCIFQGDRNTIRERSVIKGFELVMNLLEKEY
- the ymfI gene encoding elongation factor P 5-aminopentanone reductase, with the translated sequence MGKNILLIGSSGDIGSAIARNLASEGYQLLLHYNQNKKVLEKVKQEIPDEAVLSEIQADLRDEQGVEKLLGQLVYTVDAVIFASGKASIGLFQDATESIMDEMIALHVKAPWKICNRILPEMIQKKNGKIILITSIWGDAGASNEVIYSSVKGAQNSFVKALAKEVALSGIAVNAVSPGFINTKMNQQLLPEEKELITKEIPANRAGTPEEVANAVSFLISDKSGYIHGEILNINGGWA
- the pgsA gene encoding CDP-diacylglycerol--glycerol-3-phosphate 3-phosphatidyltransferase, whose protein sequence is MNIPNRLTISRICLIPIFIILLSVPFDWGEWDIGEASLPVSHFAAAILFIIASTTDWVDGYYARKYNLVTNLGKFLDPLADKLLVSAALILLVELGFAPAWVVIIIISREFAVTGLRLVAAGGGIVLAASKMGKLKTATQMIAIAALLLHNFPFSYLGLPIASIMLYIAVFFTILSGYEYFSKNRHVMRDSK
- a CDS encoding DUF3243 domain-containing protein yields the protein MSVLDNFDTWKEFLANRIEHAQSEGMSQQTVSNMAYEVGDYLAKSTEAKNSEEAVLRELWNAASKEERQSMASAMVKLVQNQGNTN
- a CDS encoding helix-turn-helix domain-containing protein codes for the protein MEIGERLREAREAKGLSLESVQESTKIQKRYLEAIEQGNFHILPGKFYARAFIKEYATAVGIDAKELLEEYKEEIPKTEDDSTAQYTQIRSSRKDNNPTKGTPVIFSMLPTIIVILLIVGILFAAWFFITKDSSGEKAEPVEEQDSNQVVRNDQEDQDSVQLDDDKNTNDDSKEESKSGSADKQTKSNESNADQQKKQDENKPGFEVIEKGTGASPESTLSMTNAGDKVILTLKPTGDSWVELKNGDGKILYSGLLTTEDDVKEFNVSDSEKIHLNIGSARSLTVKINDVKVEYPLNPEEKVHQYLWIMLNGKNSAGE
- a CDS encoding ABC transporter permease, coding for MISNRLFNILIPVISVLLGLMAGAIIMLMFGYNPIQGYSALWYGAFGDLYFMGETVRQITPYILTGLAVAFAFRSGLFNIGAEGQVIVGWLASVWIGLAIDAPMYIHLPLALLAAAAAGALWGFIPGILKAKLGVHEVIVTIMLNYIALYVSNEIIRSVLTDSLDSTEEIAPTASLASEWLQQVTYFSRMHYGILIALFAAAIMWFIIQRTSTGYELKSVGFNEHASKYAGMNVSKNIVLSMVISGAFAGLAGAMEGLGTYGSISVMSGFTNLGFDGIAVALLGANTAIGVVFAAILFGILKVGAVNMPTGSGVPTELVDIIIALIIFFVASSYIIRWVILRFKKEGK
- the yfmH gene encoding EF-P 5-aminopentanol modification-associated protein YfmH, with product MNKAVYDRIDEVVYSKQLTNGLTVILLPKPEMAKTYAIFSTDYGSIDQTFTPIGKSERITVPKGIAHFLEHKLFEKEDRDVFADFGKQGASANAYTSFTKTAYLFAATNHIEKNMHTLLDFVQAPYFSEQSVEKEKGIIAQEIEMYNDQPDWQSFMGTIKSLFHNHPVKIDIAGTVDSIQSITKDDLYTCYHTFYHPQNMTLCVAGNFNEQDMMELIEQNQQAKEFANIEPIDREYPNEPATVAMNENTLTMPISVPRCTIGIKESAAALSGQEFLEKDLLQSMILDFYFSKGGPIYQQLFDEELIDDSFYFETNLEKDFGYTLIGGNTNQPDVFSKRVKDLLKSTNSAVFTSDEIDRMKKKKIGQLLRSMNSMEFTANKYIHYQNVGIDFFELIPFIQELNVDHFNKFVKQWIRDDRLAVCKIIGE
- a CDS encoding ABC transporter permease yields the protein MGFVDLLQSIIPTALFFSAPLIFTALGGVFSERSGVVNIGLEGLMVMGAFVGIVFNLTFADVLGAWTPWVSILVAMVVSAIFSIIHAVASVSFRADQVVSGVAINFLALGLGVFLTKQWYGKGQTDMVEQPFYTNDIPILKEIPVIGPVFFQNIYLTSYIAIILAFIAWYVLYKTPFGLRLRAVGEHPMAADTNGIGVYKMRYIAVILSGALGGLGGSVFALTIALNFSHATIVGQGFMSLAAVIFGKWHPLGAMGAALFFGFAQSLSVISAGIPLLEDVPQIFLLIAPYVLTILALAGFIGRAEAPKANGVPYIKGSR
- a CDS encoding YmfK family protein, which produces MEKTEWYLEYEIQYNRPGLLGDISSLLGMLSINIISINGVENSRRGMLLLSREDEQITRLKSILETMDTLIVKKLRKPKLRDKLAVRHGRYIHSDADDRKTFRFVRSELGVLVDFMAELYKKEGHKLIGIRGMPRVGKTESVVAASVCANKRWLFVSSTLLKQTVRSQLIQDEYSSDTLYIIDGIVSTRRANEKHWQLIREIMQLPAVKVVEHPDMFVQTTEYELNDFDYIIELRSTVDEEITYEPVEQNQFGQEDGFSMFDF